The nucleotide window tttatttatttattaatttatttatttatggccAAAGGGATGAGATTGTGAAGTAATGTTATTGGATTGGGAATTAAAAGGTGTAAATTATTGATGAATTTACGTGACGGCTACTCCTTTTTGAATCCGTACGTTTATTGAGTTGGACCAAACTGGTGAGAGTTTCCATTGCTAATTCCTAACAGCAGAATTAGATGATGAATTATGACTGTTTTCCAAAACTCtcatcttttcattatttatttatatattttttgttaaaatggaattaattcattcattaaactTCTGAGAATTAAGAGTACATTCCAGAATAGTCAGAatctgaagaaagaaaaagggacaTAGCTAATAACTGAAGGAGGGGAATATCATGTGTATCAGCAGACGCATCATCAGATTTCAAAAAAGTTAGTTAAGTCATGTAGGAGTCTAGCTAGTAATGATAAAGGTGAACCGTTTGCTGGGAAATGATAAATCATTCAGTTCCAAACCCAAAGAATCCACATACCCATAGGCCATAGCCTGAGCTAGCAATGAATAAATCTCCGATCGCAAACAGCCCTACTAGTACTATATTACAATAGAAGCGAAGCCCAGTCCTCGTGGCCATTTTTCATTCAACAAATTCCAACTGTAAATATAGAGAAGTTGGGTTGGGTTTGGTAATCTTCTACTTGAGGGGAAGCCCGGTGGGGTGACTACATCTCCTATAGGGCTAAGGGCTAGGGCAGCTACCCCTGCTAGGGAAGATCATTGGCTGGTTGTGTTTGTTCTTTGTTGAGTCCTCATCCCTAGTTTGGGTACagatttactatttattattttattattactttttatttattttttaatactattcattagtattcaatattctatctaAAGATGTTTGATAAACATGGTAAATGTCTAAAATCCTCCTTACGCTATGAGGAGATAACTCTTCATTATATATACACGATAATTACAGTTGTAAACTCCTATATAATAGGAAAGAATCAAATACAAATAATGAGCATATCCCTACAACTATACAAGCGGATATTATGCTAACAGAAAAGTAAGGCAGCACGTATCATGGAGAATTTGATTCTCCTTTATCACCGCCTGCAAGGTGAGCGTGGCAGAAGGGATAACGCTGAGCTTGCttcgaaagagaaaaaattgcaGCTTGGTAACTCCTTTGGTCAGTGAATCAACGACCTGCAGATTTGAATgaacaaaatcaattttcaaagTGCCATTATCAACAAGTTCACGAACAAAATGGTAGTCGATCGCAATATGTTTGGACCGAGGACAAGTAATCGGATTGACTGCCAAAAAAATTGCACTTTGATTGTCGCAAAGAATTTTAGGTGGCGCTGAGAGTGTAACACGAAGGTCCCGAAGCAATTGAATAATCCATGCAATATCAACAGTAGTAATAGCTAAGGAGCGATATTATGCTTCTGCACTTGAACAAGAAACAGTGCTTTGTTTCTTAGAAGACCAAGAGATTAAATTagcacaaaaaaaataacatagctAATAGTAGAACGACGTGTATCAGGACATCCAACCCAGTCCACATCAGAATAGCCAAGAAGATCACGAGTGAACTGTTTATGAAGTTGAAGACCATGATGAGCAATGCCTTTAACATAGCGCAAAATACGTTTGAGAGCATGAAAATGATCCTCAGTGGGAGCATGCATGAACTGGCAAATGGAATTGACACTGAAGGACAAATCAGGCCTAGTGATAGTCAGGTATTGAAGAGCACCGACAAGAGAACGAAATAGAGTACGGTCGGAGAATAACGTCCCTTTGACTAATAGATGTTGACCAACAACAAAAGGTGTAGAAATAGGCTTGGCATCAATCATTGAAGCATGATGCAAGAGATCAAGAGCATACTTCATTTGATTGAGAAATAGACCCTTCTCATTAGCTCAGACTTCAACTCCGAGAAAATAATGAAGATCACCCAAATCCTTCATGGAGAATTCATTGGAAAGCCGAGTAATAAAGGTGTGAACCAAAGAAGGAGTACTTCCAGTTATGACCATGTtatcaacataaaaaagtaagtaaacAGTGCCAAGTGAGGAGTGATAGACAAACAACGAAGAATTAGCCTGACTAGAGTGAAAGCCAAGTTTGAGCAAAAAGGAGCTAAATCGATGAAACCAAGTTCGAGgagcttgtttcaagccataaagAGCACGTTTTAGGCGACAAACATGCTGAGGAAACTGTGGATTAGTGTAGCCAGGCAGTTGTTCCATGTACACCTCTTCATTGAGAAAGCCATGAAGAAAGGCATTTTTAACATCTAGCTGATGTAAACGCCATCCAGAAGTAACAACCAAGGATAAAATGATTCTGATTGTAGCAGGACGCACCACAGGACTAAATGTGTCACCAAAGTCAAGACCATGAACCTGAGAAAATCCTTAAGCCACAAGGCATGCCTTATGACGCTGAATAGACCCATCAGAGTGAAGCTTTTTGTTGAAAATCCAGCGACAACCAACCACATTATGATGTTGAGGACAAGGTACAAGAAcccatatatcatttttcttcagtGTGTGAATTTCATCATCCATAACCGAGAGCCATTCAAGGTGTTTTGCAGCAGACTTGAAGCCCTGTGGCTCTTTGAGAGCAAAAAGAGCCTGAAACAActgagaagaagatgagatatGCATAGCATGATACAACCGTGGTTTGAATATACCAGCTTTCCCTCTGGTAATCATCGGATGGCTGGAAGTGGTCACACGAGGAGAGGACGAAACAGGGGAAGGAATGGTAGAATCTAGAATGACAGAATCCAAGAGAGGTTCCTCATCAAGAGAAACCTGCAGACCAGGAGAAGAAGTCGATGACAGGTGTGGAATATCACTGCAAGGCAGACATGGTGAATTCAAAAAAGATGGTGAAGGCAAAGAATCTGAAGAACTAATGTTAGAAGAACTAGAAACACATTCCTGATACTCAGAAAAATGAATATAGTCAATGTTAGATGGCAGATTTTGCATTCCTGACACTCAGAAAAATGAATGTAGTCAATGTTAGATGGCAGATTTTGCATAGAATCACCATTATAGGGAAATATATGTTCATGAAACTGCACATGTCAAGAAACATAGACACAATGTGTCTTACGGTCTAAGTACCAAAATCCTTTATGAAGGGTACTGTAACCTAAAAAGACACAAGGAGCATATTTTGGAGACAATTTATTAGGTGAGTAATCTCTCAAATAAGGGAAGCCAAAGACACCCAAAAGTACGAAGTATAGAGTAATCGAGTTGCTTACCAAACAGAAGCTCATAAGGTGTTTTGCCAGCAAGAGACAGTGATGGGAGTCGGTTAATGAGAAAGACGGCAGTAGAGAAGGCATAAGAAGAGTGGCACATGAGCATGAAACATAAGAGTAAGACCCGTTTCTGTGACATGACGATGCTTACGTTCGGTAATTTCGTTCTGACTAGGAGTGTAAGGACATGCCAGACGAAGATCAATGCCACAAGAATGCAGATGATAGTGAAACTTATTATTAGTAAACTCAGTTCCACCATCACactgaaatgattttatttttgcaaaaaaattgCGTCTCAATAAAACGTTGTAAATGAATAAAAGTATCAAAGAAATCAGATTTGTGTTTTAAAGGGAATATCCAACTAAATCTGGTACAATTATCAATGAAAACAGCATAGTATCTATATCCAGTAAAAGAGGAAATTGGTGACGGACCCCATAGGTCACAGTGTAAACGATCAAAAGGCATGGCATAACGTTCATCATTTAGAGAAAAAGGTAAACGGTGGCTTTTGCCGAGTCTACAACcaacacaaatttcaaaatcattGTTCACCAATTTATTACTACAAGAAATAGATCCTAATTTAGAAAGAGAAGCAACAGTACGATAATGTGGATGACCaaggcgagtatgccataaacGAACAAATGCTCGCGGTGAAGAAGTAGTGGACACGAAGGCATGATGACGATGATCCAACACGTAGAGACCATTTTCACATCTTCTGACTCCCAATACCACTTTTGTGACCCGATCATGTATGGTAAAACCAGAGGAAGAGAAGGTAACACAACAATTATTGTCTTTAGTAAGTTGACTaatagaaataagattttttttttaattccaggAACAACTAAGACATTAGATAAAAGAAGACTAGACGGAACAAGAGATGAAATGGAACCAGTGTGAGAGATTGTTAAAGATTGACCATTGCCAACCATGACACGTTCATTCCTAGAATAGACAGCCGGTTGATCCACACCCTCGATGTCCCTAGTCATGTGGGACGTTGCACCAGAGTCAGGGAACCATTTAGAGTCATTAAAATCCTGAATCGAGCATGCAGAAAATGCCTCAGGAAGGTTAGTCGATTGCTTCTTCTTGAGTTTCAGGAAATTCTAGCAACATTTGGCCAAGTGGCACTCTTTGTCACACAACTGACATTGAACGAAGGAGTTGGATGATGACTTCGAAGTGGCAAACGGTGTAGGAGAGGCTGAAGACTGATGCTTCACTTTCTTATGACCAGGCACTTTGGAAGTCTATTGCACAAAATAAGCAGAGTTGGAAGATGAATGGAAAATTGATCGTTCAAAGATTTCATGGCTCAAAGCTTCGGAACAATCATTGCAAAGGATGGTAGAGGAAGCTGTGACATCATGGTGGTAGAAAAGATCTTGTAGTCGGGTCCCTATGCACGTAGGTACCCGTGGACTTTATCCGTGTCATCAATGGGACGACCAATAGCAGCCAGTTGATCGCAAAGACCTTTAAAGGTGCGAGAAAACTCAGCAAGAGACTAAGAGCCACGGTGCATCAGCTGGAGTTCATCCTGCAGTTCTCGAGTCTTCGATCGGTGCGAAAATGAGACTGTAAGCGCATGCCAAGCCTCATGGGAGTGATGGAAACCCAGTACCTCACTCATAGATTCTTATGTAAGAGAAGAATAGAGTAAACTGAGCAGTGTTTGATCGGTATGCATCCAAGAGGTATATGCAAGATTGGACTTTGGGGTGCCATCAGAAGTAGTAATCATGGGAGAAGGAGCCGTGATGCTACCGTCCAAATAACCAAAACGTTATTGACTAGATAACAGAGGAACAAACTACAAACTGATTTCTCCACAATAGATAATTGGAGGAAGTCAGTTTAATGGTGAGCATATGCACCACTGTGTTGAAAGGAAGAGTAGGAGGTGAAGACGACGAATCGGCCATGGtcagaattgaaaaaaaaaaaagaaaacttgaaaCTGATACCATAAATATGTTTGATAAACACGATAAATGGCTGAAATCCTCCTTACACTATGAGGAGATaactctttattatatatacacgatAATTACAGTTGTAAACTCCTATATAATAGGAAagaaacaaatacaaataatGAGCATATCCCTACAGCTATACAAATGGATATTATGCTAATGGAAAAGGAAGGCAGCACGTATCATGGAGAATTTGATTCTCCTTTATcactatcattacttttttactactattcacataatacttaaaaatacctcactacccaaacacaaccaaatattttcctttttaataagACAACTGCTATAACTACAAAGAGATtccataaaagtaaataaaaaaactaacataacttcatataatacgttagatctactttacaataaaaatagttttacaaactgatataccatatcaagtcacatcaatttgtgggtttacttttgtaaaatttctttgtgTCTAAAACATTTGATAAACTCTTGAGAAGACCCGGTTCGCAATTTCTGGCTTAATTTCAACACTTTGAGTTCTTTTAGCCTGTAATCAGTGAGCTATATTGTTAATTAGTTTGTCGAAGTTCTTGCATATATGGATGCTCTCGTGAAATTGTCGTGTCGAGTATTAGAATGATAATTTGTTCAAACTGGTTCTGTTCAATTCAGATAGTGAATCCAAGTTCACCTCATCAGAATGATGAACTTCATCACTAGGCAACCCTAGTTCTTGCCAAGATCTAATGTAATGCTGTTAAATTTATGCCCAGAAGAAAATAATTGGATAAATTCATGTCATTGTAGTTGACAAGGAAAACTTTCATTGGGCACATACAGTAGTTAAAGATTCTGCAACCATAACTACGAGATCTCATTTCACTTTCCATGAAGATGAAAGTTGGACAGTCTAGAGGTATATATTCCCAAACCTTATAGGAATCGATAGAAATTGCTAAATGTGACTGAAAATACGGTGTTTCCAAGGGCCAAGTCACAAAGTGGGATAAATTACACCTCAGTAACTGCATCTTGATTCTTGAACAtgcccagagagagagagagagaggcaaccGAGGGACCTAAGATGACATAACTACATCCAGTCATTATTGATGAGGACAAAACATGGATTAATGATTCAATCGTGAGTGGTTTCGTTTGGCATGGACATGCACGTGAACCCAATATCTTCCCTTTACCCCGCCCAAAACAATACCAAGGAGAAAGTGTCTCCTATAACAATCCCACACAGGAGTCCCTCATTAGGAAAGAGGATGGGACATGTGTTGTCTCCAGGCTTAGAGTCTTGGGGGGTCTCTCTCATTTACATCAGCTGCATAATCATAGGCATGGGCAGATACATGTTTCCTAGCCTTTCCAGCAATAATACACTCTCTCCACATGGAAATACCATGCCCTTCTATATATACTTAGATTTTCTTCCTGTTTTCCTCCCCAAGGCTAGGAAGTTTTTATATTTCGGccaaataaataatgaaatcatCCTCTATCATTTTCTTATGTCTCTTTACGACCATTGTCTCCCACATCTTCCCAACTATCAGTACCCCCTCTCCCTCCCCTTCCCTCATTTTACTCCAAGGAAGGCTGCCCATGAGAAAACTGAGCATGTTACTGCCCTACGACAAGCACAAATAC belongs to Juglans regia cultivar Chandler chromosome 8, Walnut 2.0, whole genome shotgun sequence and includes:
- the LOC109008171 gene encoding uncharacterized mitochondrial protein AtMg00810-like; amino-acid sequence: MKYALDLLHHASMIDAKPISTPFVVGQHLLVKGTLFSDRTLFRSLVGALQYLTITRPDLSFSVNSICQFMHAPTEDHFHALKRILRYVKGIAHHGLQLHKQFTRDLLGYSDVDWVVDSLTKGVTKLQFFLFRSKLSVIPSATLTLQAVIKENQILHDTCCLTFLLA